The DNA region GCTGGTCGAGAGCGTGACGGGCACGGCGCCCCTGGTGGTGGAGCGGGCCTCGTACAGCAGCACGGCGACCACGACCTGGGCGGCAGGCACCAACGCCGTGGCGATGCCGCTGCCCTAGGCACGGCTCGTGAGGCATGACCCAGGCAGGGCGCACCAATCGCGTAAGACGGCATACGAATCTGTGATCGGGCACCTCCGGCACAATGCCTGACGAACGGCAGGTTCGCCGAATTCCTCGGGAATTCGCGTGATTGCATCGGTCGAGTCAGGGGCACGCCCGTTGCCCTGACCTCGGGCGTGGATCGTCGAACCTGCTCCCCGCTGCTGCGCGCCCTCCTGGTGGGATTCCTCCTCCTGTGGGCGCAGGTCGGGCAGGCGGCAGCCGGGAACGTGCGGCTCTACTGGGACGCCAACACCGAAGCCGACCTGGCCGGGTATGTCCTTGCGTACGGCCGGCTCCCCGGCACGTACACGACCTCGGTGACGCTGGCGCCGTCGGCCGTCACCCACGAGTTCACCAACCTGTCTGACGGCACGTACTACTTCGCGATCCGCGCGTTCAACGCGGCCAACGTGTACAGCGGGTACTCCAACGAGGTCCGCGTGGTCGTCGGGACCGGCGTGGCCCCCACTGCGCCGACCGTCACCAGCTTCGGGCCCGCCTTCGGGCCGGTGACCGGTGGCACCGATGTGGTCATCACGGGCACGAATTTCCAGAACGGCGTGGTCGTCAGGTTCGGCAATGCCGCCGCCGTGGTCTCCAACGTGACGACCACGCGCCTGGTCGCCCGCACCCCCGCCGGCGCCGAGGGCATTGTCGCGATCTCGGTCGTCAACCCCGATGGCAACGGCGTGCAGGTGCCGCAGGCGTTCACGTACCGGGGCGCCGCCCCGACCGTGACCACGGTGACGCCGGCGCGCGGGCCCGCAGCGGGCGGCACCGAAGTGACCATCGACGGAACCAACTTCAAGCCCGGCCTGAGCGTCTCCATCAATTCGCTCACCGCAAAGGTGCTCTCGGTGACCGCGACGCGCATCGTGGCGCAGATGCCTCCGCATGCCGAGGCGGTGGTCGGCATCACGGTGACCAATCCCGACTCGCAGCTGGCCTGGAAGGCGAGCGCCTACACCTACGTGGCCGGTGGCCCCGCCATCACGCAGGTGCTTCCTCCCTCCGGGCCCATGGCCGGTGGCAACACGGTGACCATCGTCGGCAGCGGCTTTGCCAGCAGCAGCGTCACCATCGGCGGCGTCGCCGCTGCCGTGGTCACCCGCGCAGCCGACATGATCACGGTTCGCGCACCGGCCCGTCCCGCCGGCGTCGCGAGCGTGCTCGTGCGCAACGGCGATGGCCTGTCGGTGACTGCGGTGAACGCCTACACATATGTCGACCCCGCGGCGACGTTCACGCGGTACTTTGCCGAAGGGGCGTCGGGCGGGTTCTTCCAGACGCGGTTTGCGCTGGCCAACCCGCACGACGAGGCGGTGCCGGTGACGGTGACCTTCACCGACACGCAGGGGACCGCGACGCCGATGCAGGTGACGCTGCCGGCGCGGGCCCGGCTGACCATCGACGAGAACAACCGGCCGGCGTTGGCTTCCGAGGCGTTCGCGACGCTGTTCGAGGCGCCGAAGGTGATCGGCGTGGAGCGGACGATGACGTGGGCGGCCGGCGGGCTGGCGTACGGCGCGCACAGCGAGATCGGCGTCGAGGCCCCGCGCACCTCGTGGGTGCTGGCCGAGGGCGCGACGATTGCCGGGTTCAACACGTTCTACCTGCTGCAGAACCCGACGACGACGGCGGCGCAGGTCAAGGTGCAGTACCTGCTGGCGACCGGGCAGCGGATCGAGAAGATCCACCCGGTGGCGCCCCTGTCGCGGACCAACATCTGGGTGAACAAGGACGATCCGGCACTGGCCGCGGCGGAGATGTCGGCCAGCATCACCTCGCTCAACGACGTGCCAGTAGTGGTGGAGCGGTCGATGTACCGCAACAACGGCAACGAGCTGTTCTCGGCCGGGCACAACAGCGCGGCGGTGGACGCGCCGGCGTTGCGGTGGTTCCTGGCCGAGGGCGCGACGGGCGGGACCTTCGACGAGTTCGTGCTGATTGCCAACCCGAACACGGCGGCCGCGCAGCTGCGGGTGAGCTACCTGCGGGCGGGCAAGGCGCCGCTGGTCAAGACCTACACGGCCGCGGCCCAGAGCCGGTTGACCATCTGGGTGGACCAGGAAGCGCCGGAACTGGCCAACGCGGAAGTGAGCGTGGTGGTGGAGTGCCTGACGGCGACGCCGGTGGTGGTGGAGCGCTCGATGTGGTGGCGGGCGACACCGGACGGCGAGTGGGTGGAAGCGCACAACAGCCGTGGCACGACGACGACGGCGGCGCGGTGGCTGGTAGCCGACGGCGAGGCCGGGGGCCCAGGGCAGGCGAGCACCTACGTGCTGGTGGCCAACACGGGCGCGACGGCGGCGGGCGTGAAGTTCACGCTGCTGACCGAGCAGGGCGCGGGGCGGACGGTGCAGGACACGGTGACGGCCAACGGGCGGTACTCGCTGGACGTGGCCGCGACCTTCCCGGAAGTGGCCAGCGGCCGGTTCAGCGTGCTGGTCGAGAGCGTGACGGGCACGGCGCCCCTGGTGGTGGAGCGGGCCTCGTACAGCAGCACGGCGACCACGACCTGGGCCGCCGGCACCAACGCCGTGGCCATGCCGCTGCCGTAGGGGGCTGACGTCTGGCGTCTGACGTCTGACGTTTGACGTCTGACGTTTGACGTCGGTACCTCTTCGCCTGGGCGCTTCGCCTGAGCCTCGAGCCCTGAGTGCTGAGCCCCGTCAAGCGTTAGACGTCAAGCGTCAACCTGCGGTAGCGCGTCGCCACGTAGTCCTCGACCAGCGCCTGGAACTGCGCCGAGAGTTCCTCATACGTGCCGCGCAGCGTCATCGCGTGCCGGCCATCGATGAAGACGGGGCAGTTGGGCGCTTCGCCCGTGCCGGGCAGCGAGATGCCGATGTTGGCCGCCTTGGACTCGCCCGGGCCGTTCACCACGCACCCCATCACGGCGAGGGTCATCTCCTCGACGCCCTCGTACTCCTGCTTCCAGGTCGGCATCCGTTCGCGGATGTAACCCTGGATGCGCTCGGCCAGTTCCTGGAAGGTGGTGCTGGTGGTGCGGCCGCACCCGGGACAGGCGGTCACGCTCGGACTGAAGGCCCGCAGGCCGAGGGCCTGCAGGATCTCGCATGCCGCGTAGACCTCCTCGCAGCGATCGCCGTCGGGCCGCGGCGTCAACGACACGCGGATCGTGTCGCCGATGCCCTCGTGCAGCAGGACGCCCATCGCGGTCGACGACCACACCAGGCCCTTCATGCCCATGCCCGCCTCGGTGAGCCCGAGGTGGAGCGGCTGGCGCGTCGCCCGGGCGAGCCGACGGTAGACGTCGATCAGATGGAGCGGCCGCGACACCTTGCACGAGATGATGATCTGGTCCTCGCGCAACCCGGCCTCGAGCGCCAGCTCGGTCGAGGTGACGGCCGACTCCACCATGCAGTCGTTCAGGATCTCGTCCGACGACTTGCCGAGGTTGCCGTCGGTGTTCTCCTGCATGCGGCGCATCACCAGTTCCTGGTTCAGCGACCCACCGTTGACGCCGATCCGCACGGGCTTGTCGTGCTCGCGCGCCACGGCACAGATCATCGCGAACTGCTCGTCGCGCCGCGCGCCGGTGCCGACGTTCCCCGGGTTGATCCGGTACTTGTCCAGCGCCCTGGCGCACTCGGGATATCGCGTCAGCAGCAGGTGACCGTTGTAGTGGAAGTCGCCGACGATCGGGACCGTGCAGCCCTGGTCGAGCAGCCGGCGCTTGATTTCGGGGACCGCGGCGGCCGCTTCGGGCACGTTGACGGTGACGCGGACGATCTCCGAGCCGGCGGCCGCGAGCGCCGCGACCTGGGACACCGTCCCGGCGACGTCGGCGGTGTCGGTGTTGGTCATCGACTGGACGACGACCGGGGCGCCCCCGCCGACCTGGACGTGGCCGACCTTGACGCCGATGGTGCGATGGAGACGAGCGATGGTCATGAATGGTCCTGCAAGAGGGTGACGCGGGGGGCGTCGAGGGCCTGCAGCAGCGCCGACAACTGTGCGGCGTGCGCGGGCGACACGTGCTGGAACGCCACTCCCGCCAGGCACGCCGGCGGCTCGCCATAGCGCACGGCGAGGATCAGGCGACTGTGGGCGACGTGTCCGTCGAGCGGCCCGATGGTCGTCGCACCGGCACCGAGGGTGAAGCGCAGCGAATCGCCCGCCGCGAGCGGCCGCGTCGATGCCACGACCATCCCACCGGCACTCAGCTCGTGGACCCGCCACGGCTCGTCCTCGCCCTGCACGACGGCGTGGCAGGCGATGGTGACCGGCCGGCGATCGGCCCGGCGACGGTCGGGCGTCCACGAATCCGGCATCACCATCAGCCTAGCGGCGACCGTCCTCGAGGCGGGTCCGCGCGCTGCGATGCAGGTCGAGCACGTGCGGCCCGAGCTGCTTGCTCAGGAACACCTTGGACTCGAGGTTCTCGATCGGGTTGGGCGCGTACTTGATCACGTTGAAGTGCAGGTTGGCCAGCGTGCCGCGCATCTCGTAGTGGCGGTTCTTCGTCTTGACGACCACTTCATCGAAGCCCGCGCTCACCGCCCAGGCTTCCTGCTCCTCGGTGAGCGCGCGGAACTGGCCCTGGCCACGCCAGTCGATCCGCGTGCCACCGATCCAGCTGTAGAGCACGCGCCGGCCGTCGAACTGCACGACGTCCTCGAGCTGGGCCGCGAGGTCGGCCAGGCGCGGATCCGACTCGTTGGCGAACAGCTCGTGGCACACCTTGTAGGCGACGGGCACCAGGGAGCCGGGGTCGTCGGGGAGGGCGGCCACCGCCATCACGATGAGATGCTCGCGATCGGCGAGTCGAGCGGTGATCTCGGCTGACGTCTTGCGGCGGGCGAACTCGCCGAAGAATTCCTCGATGTATTCAATCTCGAGGGCGCCCTGTTCGAGCCCGTAATGGCGGATCAGATACTCCACGTGCGGTTCGCGCCTCGCAGCCTTCTGTGAAGCCCGGCGCGCGAGCGCGGCTGGGCAATCCCGTCATTCTACCCTCCTGGCGGACGGCGATGCGGTCCACCCGGTCACGGCCTAAGATCGGCGCATGACGACGTGGATGGCCGCATGAGTCGGCCCCTGGTGGTGCTCGTGCTCGGGATCACGGCCCTGATGGTGCTGTCGTGGGCCCTCGGCCGGGTGATCTTCTGGCTGAGGAGCACCTTCCCGCCCAATCCCCCTCGCCGCCGGCAGCGGTGACGCGCGGCGCGTCCTGGACGGGAGTCGGGAGTTGCAGCCGTCGGCCCTGGCCGTAGGGGCGGCTCCGCGGAAACAGGTCCGGGTTGTCGGTGAACAGGCCGTCCACCCGGTCGGTCTCGATCGCCCTGCGCAGGCCGTCGGCCGTGACCCAGCGCCGGGCGGCCTCGTCGTTCCCCAGCAGGAAGGTCCGCGGCACGGCAGGCCGCCGCGCCGCCAGCACCTGCAGGCTTTCTTCCTCCAAAGACTGCCGCCAGACGACCGGACGCCCCTGCACGCTGGCCTCGGTGAGTCCGTTGTGGGTGAGGGCCGCCACCACGGCATCCTCGAGGCTGAGGCCCTTG from Luteitalea sp. TBR-22 includes:
- a CDS encoding IPT/TIG domain-containing protein — its product is MDRRTCSPLLRALLVGFLLLWAQVGQAAAGNVRLYWDANTEADLAGYVLAYGRLPGTYTTSVTLAPSAVTHEFTNLSDGTYYFAIRAFNAANVYSGYSNEVRVVVGTGVAPTAPTVTSFGPAFGPVTGGTDVVITGTNFQNGVVVRFGNAAAVVSNVTTTRLVARTPAGAEGIVAISVVNPDGNGVQVPQAFTYRGAAPTVTTVTPARGPAAGGTEVTIDGTNFKPGLSVSINSLTAKVLSVTATRIVAQMPPHAEAVVGITVTNPDSQLAWKASAYTYVAGGPAITQVLPPSGPMAGGNTVTIVGSGFASSSVTIGGVAAAVVTRAADMITVRAPARPAGVASVLVRNGDGLSVTAVNAYTYVDPAATFTRYFAEGASGGFFQTRFALANPHDEAVPVTVTFTDTQGTATPMQVTLPARARLTIDENNRPALASEAFATLFEAPKVIGVERTMTWAAGGLAYGAHSEIGVEAPRTSWVLAEGATIAGFNTFYLLQNPTTTAAQVKVQYLLATGQRIEKIHPVAPLSRTNIWVNKDDPALAAAEMSASITSLNDVPVVVERSMYRNNGNELFSAGHNSAAVDAPALRWFLAEGATGGTFDEFVLIANPNTAAAQLRVSYLRAGKAPLVKTYTAAAQSRLTIWVDQEAPELANAEVSVVVECLTATPVVVERSMWWRATPDGEWVEAHNSRGTTTTAARWLVADGEAGGPGQASTYVLVANTGATAAGVKFTLLTEQGAGRTVQDTVTANGRYSLDVAATFPEVASGRFSVLVESVTGTAPLVVERASYSSTATTTWAAGTNAVAMPLP
- the ispG gene encoding flavodoxin-dependent (E)-4-hydroxy-3-methylbut-2-enyl-diphosphate synthase; the protein is MTIARLHRTIGVKVGHVQVGGGAPVVVQSMTNTDTADVAGTVSQVAALAAAGSEIVRVTVNVPEAAAAVPEIKRRLLDQGCTVPIVGDFHYNGHLLLTRYPECARALDKYRINPGNVGTGARRDEQFAMICAVAREHDKPVRIGVNGGSLNQELVMRRMQENTDGNLGKSSDEILNDCMVESAVTSTELALEAGLREDQIIISCKVSRPLHLIDVYRRLARATRQPLHLGLTEAGMGMKGLVWSSTAMGVLLHEGIGDTIRVSLTPRPDGDRCEEVYAACEILQALGLRAFSPSVTACPGCGRTTSTTFQELAERIQGYIRERMPTWKQEYEGVEEMTLAVMGCVVNGPGESKAANIGISLPGTGEAPNCPVFIDGRHAMTLRGTYEELSAQFQALVEDYVATRYRRLTLDV
- a CDS encoding PilZ domain-containing protein, producing MPDSWTPDRRRADRRPVTIACHAVVQGEDEPWRVHELSAGGMVVASTRPLAAGDSLRFTLGAGATTIGPLDGHVAHSRLILAVRYGEPPACLAGVAFQHVSPAHAAQLSALLQALDAPRVTLLQDHS